AGGTAGAGCATAAAAGCAGTAAATCCAAAGCCGTAGCCAAACTGTTCTATAGCTACCAAAAATGAAATCAGGTAGAGGCTTTCCGGCTGCATAATGGCCATGTACAGATACACAGTATTGGGTAGGTTGAGAGCAAGTGCCATTGTAAAAAACCAGTACCTAAGTCCTTTACGGGAGGCTGCGATGCCTCCCGTAATGCCTCCCAGCATCAGGGCTATAATCCCAATTGTACCATATACGATTCCTATTTGTTCAGTTGAAAGTCCCAGACCTCCGACTTCGCGGAGGTCGAGCAGGAAGGGGCTTGCCATTCTCACAAGTTGAGACTCTCCCAGTCTGAAAAGCAACATAAAGGCTAAGGCCCAGCCGACCTGCTGTTTCTTGAAAAAACTTGCAAAGGTGCGGAAGAACTCTGAGGTAATGCCAGATCCCTCACTGTTTCCGGCAGGCTTGTCTGATGCCGGTTTAGGAAGGATGAAGGCATGGTAGAGAAACAACATCAGGAAGATAATAGCAACAATTAAAAAGGTCTTGCTCCACGCAATATTGAGGTTGGCAGAGTGCTTTTCGAGGTAGCCTGCTATTATTATCAAGGCACCCTGGCCTGAGATTAGTGCAATGCGGTAAAAGGTGCTGCGTATCCCAATAAAATAAGATTGCCTGGCTTCATCCAGACCAAGCATATAGAAACCATCTACGGCAATGTCGTGGGTTGCCGAACTAAAAGCTATCAACCAGAAAAAGATCAGAGAATATCTGAAAAACTCAGGTCCCGGCAGGCTAAGAGCCACTCCTGCAAGAGAGGCTCCAAGGATTAGCTGCATTGCAATAATCCACAGGCGTTTGGTTCGGAATATATCAACTATCGGACTCCACAGTGGTTTAATTACCCAGGGCAGGTTGAGCCATCCTGTGTACAAGGCTATGTCAGCGTTTGAGATGCCCAGTCGCTTGTACATAATGATGGCAACAGTGTTGACCATAACATAGGGAATGCCCTGTGCGAAATAAAGAGACGGAATCCATGCCCAAGCCGATCTTGCTTTTCTTTCCTTCATATCAGGTAGTATTACTGCCTGTTGGGTTATTTTTGCCATTCCCAGGCAGCCTGAGTTTCTATTATTTTTTGCGTAGTATCAGCCTCGCTTGTATGCCTTGCAAGGGAGTCTGAATATAGTTTATTTATATGCCCCATTTACACTTACAGGGATTGCAGACCAGATGATACTCGTAAATCTGTGCAGGGTAATCGATATTCAATGATCCTGGCGATTACTACCATAGCTTTTGCAATTCGGCTCCCCGGAAATAATGGCTGAGTATCTTCCTGTATTCAATTCCTTTGGCACCCATTACTGCTGCTCCGATCTGGCATAGTCCCACTCCATGCCCCCAGCCGGCCCCTATAAGGGTAAAGTAGCTGACAATACCATTACGTTGCAGGCTTTTTTCTACAATAAATGCCGAACTATAAAGATGGCTTTTAGAAAGTGCTCTTCTGATTTCAAGTTCCTTGCCTATTGTGAATGTCCCCTTGCTACCAACAATCTTAAGCTGTATTATTCTGCCTGAGACTCCTCTTTCTACAGGTATCAGGTCGTGAATTTCCCCAAGTTCGAGTCCTGCTTTTTCTTTTAGCAGATGCTGGAGCTCTTCCTGACTGAGCACTATCTTCCAGCGGTAGAAATCGGGGGTCTCTCTGTCATAGCTGTTAAGCACCTGATTTATTACCTCGTGGTCTTTACAATTGCAGTAGGAATCAAAGTTACCCCTGATCCAGCTCTCAGCCCCCGCTTCTGTCCTAAGATCGGGTATGGGAGTAAGGCTTCCCGCGTCAGCATCCGCAAAGCTTTGGAGGTAGGGATGAACCTTGGGTTCCCAGACGTTCTCAAATAATTCGGTGACACCCCCACAGCATTTTGAGAAGCGGGTATCGCATATCTCCCCATCATACATAAGCACTTCCCCACGTGTAGCCTCAACGGCATCACTTACGGCTGGAGAAGTGGCCCTTGTGATTCCCTGATAACGCTGGCAGTGATCGTCTGCACATACGTCATAGTCAGTATGCTCTTCCCTGTCATACCACCTGATACAGGAGTCCTCAGTTTTGTGACAGGAGTTGTATACCTCTTCCTCAGCAAGCTTCTCAGTTTTGCGTATCTGAGCCAGTAGCCAACTGCGTGATATCACAGCATGGGCTTTAAGGAGGTTAATAGATGAGGAGGCACTCATCTCTGAAGAGATTACACTTTTGAGATAGTCCTCTATATCTATCTGATTGACAGCAGCAAGGCCTTCCTGGCCGACGATAAGTTGAAGTTTTCCTTTAAACTCCTGGTCTTCACTGCGCTGCCAATGGAAATCCTTCCCTATGCACACATCCCTGAGTATAAAGCTGGCATTTGAGGCATCAACTGGTTCAAGAGTTAAAGGAAGTGGCAATTTGGATAAACCCATGTCATTCTTTAGCATTACATGGGAGTTTTTCTCCTGTAGTGCCACGATTTCACCACTGAACAAATTGTTGCTCATGGCATCCCTGAAGTTGCCCTTTAGTATAAAGGATATTTCTTCACCGCTGATGATGCCAACCCTTATTTCCATTCTGACTGTGTTATTGATGTTTTGATTGATTCCCAGAGAGGATTACTTACTGATACCTGCTTGAATATATCTGTTATAAGTTTGCTATCCAGCTTTTCGAAGTCTTCCGCTCTTGGACAACTGACTACTCCACCCATCTCTACTGCCGCAGGACTAAGCAAAATCTGATTCGTCCCCTCAAGGAAGAATTGCGATGGCCTGTGACTGCCGCGGGGAAAAATAAAGGTTCTCCATTCTTTTGGTGCGCGACAGCAGATAATATTGAGCATTGGTTCTGTCTCTCCCGGCATCAGTTTTTCTAGTACTCCAAGTATCTGTTTGAAGATTCTGCTTAATTCCTGTGCATTGTTACCTCGCAAAACCAGGACCTTTCTCAGATAGTTGTCCAGGGCTATGAGCCTTGAGTTATTTGTTTGAATTAGTACATCTCCATCCTGCAATTCAAATTCCCTCTCAACAGGCATATAGTACTTATCACCGGCCTGAAAGTGAAAGTGCATGGGAGCCGAAGCCCCACAGGCTGGACCATTATAAAATACTGAGAAACTCCAAAGGTCATTTGCAAGGGAAAGCATGGTTTCGAAGTGTCCCCGTATGGATTGCGGAGTGTGGGTCTTTGAAACTATTGTAAGATGCTTTCTGAAAATAGGATAGGGATTAACAAGTATCTCAATATTTCCAGGGTAGGGTACTGACAGTTGCTGCACGGGCCTGTTGGCCTGACACAAGAAACATAGGCTTTCGTCAGGTATGTTATGTATATCAGTCTTTGCGGTTGTAGAGCGGATACGTTCGGGATTATGCTGGAGTATAACCTGGATATGCTCACCCAGGGAAACAATGCGCTCGTGCGCATTTTCCAATGCCCCGAAGTTTTTGTGTGCAAGATCCCATCCTTCAAGTTGCTCCTTTATCAGTAGTTCAACCTTTCGATTTATATCATTATTCTCCTTTATCATTTGAGTAACTATTGTCCCTGTTTTTCCTTATTCTGGCATTTAGTTCTATGGTTCTCAGACAGTCTTTGTAATGGTTGTAAGAATTCATCCGGGCAGTGTCAAGGGCGGCATCGCTATTGTCTTCCCAGCGCCTGCAAAGGTAGAGGGGTTCGTATATTCTGCCTATTCTGTAACTGCGTGATATGGTCAGTCCCACTGCATAGTCCTCACCGTAACTTGTATTTGGAAATCTGATCTGTCTGATAACAGGCGTAAAGAAGGCCCTGGGAGCACCAAGTCCATTGATGCGCAGGGCGTTGTTGGGTCCGTTGGTGGGAGTCCACTCCTTGTGATCTATTATTCCCGGAGGTATTTCCTCCAGCTTAAAGTTTACCATACTGTAGGAACCGACAACCATAGCACATCGCTCCCTGTAGAAGCAGTCCACTATAGTCTTGATCACCTGCTTGTCGAAATATAGGTCGTCACTGTCGAGCTGGATGGCAAACCTACCGCACATGGGGTGGAAGATTGCTTCGTTCCAGCATCCTCCTATGCCAAGGTCATAGCGCTCAGGTATCACGTGTACTAATCGCTTATCATGTTTGGCGTAGCTGGCAATAATTTCGGAAGTGCCATCAGTAGAGTGATTATCAACTACTATCAGGTTAAAGCCAAAGGGGACCTCCTGATCAAGTACGGAACGAATGGCATCCTCTATAGTCTTGCAGCGGTTGCGAACCGGGATAACCACTGTTGCTTCAACAGGAAAAGTCCCCTCCTCAAGTCTGACCTCTTGGAAGTCGGGGGCCAGCCATGCGCCGACTGCCTTCAGGTGGCGGGTGCAGACTTCTTCCATCTCTATCTGAACCTCACGCATGCGAGGATTGACATAGTCAAAGATCTTTTCTCCACTGCTGCGACGGTCGCTTTCCCTGATAGTGTAGAGTGGTTCTGGAATATGGAATATCTCGGATCTTCTTGATATTGCAAGTCTAAGTTCATATACAGCCCCAAAGCGTAGTTCACTGCTTACTTCCTTAGCAGATTGCTTAAAAATATCTGTGCGGAAAAAGAGCAGGGGACCGAAGTTAAAATCATCCCTTAAACTCCCTTCCTGATAGTCGATAAGGGGAACGTTAATAACAGCTCCGTCCCTTTCATCCCTGTAATCAGAATAGAGCATTGCAGCTCCGGTAGCACGGCAGATCTGGATAAATCGTTCGATAGCATAAGGTCCGGTTTCAGGCAGTCCTGCTCCTGTATAGAGCAGAGAGAATTCACTATCTGACAATGCTGCTATCTTCTTTATTGTATCACCGGTAAATATTGGTGCAGCATCAAGGTGTTGAACCTTGTCGTGGATATGGCCATAAGTAGCCTGACTACCGACCAGGAAGACTTTTTTAATTGCGGGGTTGAGGCAAAAACGGGAGAGTACCTGTTCTTCCCCATGTACTGCCTGCATAAAGCAGGTAACCGAGTCATTCATATTTTGCATATCTTTATCTAGTCAAAGTTACTTTCTTTAGGTCTTATTAGGAAATAAACCCGCATCATGATTCTGATTGCCGACAGCGGATCTACCCACACCACCTGGGCCCTGGTTGACAGGGACAGTTCGGATGTGCTTTATTGTGAAACACCGGGGATTAACCCGTACTATCAGGATGAAGACGAGATAGTTGCTGTGCTGTCGGATGAGTTTTCGATGGATATAAATCAGGTCAGAAAGATCTATTTTTACGGAGCTGGCTGCGCTAATCCTGAGAAATGTGCGCTTGTTGGAAGAGCATTGATGAGGTTCTTCGGTATTTGCGAAATAGATGTACAGAGTGACCTTATGGCAGCAGCCAGGGCATTGTTAGGGAGAGGCAGTGGTATTGCTGCAATACTGGGTACAGGCTCCAATTCATGCTATTATGATGGACATAAGATAGTAAGCAATGTCCCACCACTGGGTTTTATTTTGGGTGATGAGGGCAGTGGTGCAGTATTGGGACGGACACTGGTAGGTGATATACTCAAAAAACAAGTTCCGGAGCATATCTGTAGCAGGTTCTTTGAGCGGTACCAACTTAGTGCAGCAGATATTCTTGAAAGAGTTTACCGGCATCCCTTCCCCAACAGGTTTCTTGCAGGTTTTACCCACTTTATTGCCGATAATATTGAGGAAGAGGCTATGTCAGACCTGGTAAGAAAAGCTTTTGCAGCCTTCTTTGTACGCAATATAGCCTTGTATCCAGAGGCCACAGGTTTGCCGGTAAACTTTGTAGGTAGCGTGGCTTATGAATTTCGTGAACTTCTTAAAGAGGCCGCAGCAATAACCGGATTTGGGGTGGGACAGATTATGCGATCACCGGTTGCCGGACTTATAAGGTACCACCTCTAAGAATTGGCTGAATCGGGCTATATAGAATGGCTCTACTGGCATTTAATTGTGCCTTTAAGGAAAGATGTTCCTTTTTTATGTGTACCAATTGATATTTCCATTACAGCTTACGTATTGTAAATAAAAAAGGCTACCACAAGAGTGACAGCCTTTTTGTGTTTTATGTCGTCCTAAGTTAATCAAGACGTTTTCTGATAGCTTCGGTTTCCTTTTCAGAACCGGGTTTGCCAAGCAGGGCAAACATGTTCTTCTTATAAGCTTCAACACCGGGTTGGTCGAAAGGGTTGACCCCCAATACATATCCGCTGATACCGCATGCCTTTTCAAAGAAATACAGCAGCTGACCAAGGTAGAACTCGTTCAATTCGGGTAATACGACACGGATATTGGGTACACCACCGTCGATATGGGCCAGACGGGTACCAATCTCCGCCATTTTGTTGACTTCGTCAACACGTTTACCTGCAAGGTAGTTGAGGTTGTCTAGG
The genomic region above belongs to Xiashengella succiniciproducens and contains:
- a CDS encoding AmpG family muropeptide MFS transporter; the protein is MAKITQQAVILPDMKERKARSAWAWIPSLYFAQGIPYVMVNTVAIIMYKRLGISNADIALYTGWLNLPWVIKPLWSPIVDIFRTKRLWIIAMQLILGASLAGVALSLPGPEFFRYSLIFFWLIAFSSATHDIAVDGFYMLGLDEARQSYFIGIRSTFYRIALISGQGALIIIAGYLEKHSANLNIAWSKTFLIVAIIFLMLFLYHAFILPKPASDKPAGNSEGSGITSEFFRTFASFFKKQQVGWALAFMLLFRLGESQLVRMASPFLLDLREVGGLGLSTEQIGIVYGTIGIIALMLGGITGGIAASRKGLRYWFFTMALALNLPNTVYLYMAIMQPESLYLISFLVAIEQFGYGFGFTAFMLYLIYFSDGEHKTAHYAICTGFMALGMMLPGMISGYIQEWLGYKNFFIWVLISTVPGFFIINRLKVDKSFGIRGRDDLSDSISNDNE
- a CDS encoding DUF4922 domain-containing protein, whose product is MIKENNDINRKVELLIKEQLEGWDLAHKNFGALENAHERIVSLGEHIQVILQHNPERIRSTTAKTDIHNIPDESLCFLCQANRPVQQLSVPYPGNIEILVNPYPIFRKHLTIVSKTHTPQSIRGHFETMLSLANDLWSFSVFYNGPACGASAPMHFHFQAGDKYYMPVEREFELQDGDVLIQTNNSRLIALDNYLRKVLVLRGNNAQELSRIFKQILGVLEKLMPGETEPMLNIICCRAPKEWRTFIFPRGSHRPSQFFLEGTNQILLSPAAVEMGGVVSCPRAEDFEKLDSKLITDIFKQVSVSNPLWESIKTSITQSEWK
- a CDS encoding SpoIID/LytB domain-containing protein, producing the protein MEIRVGIISGEEISFILKGNFRDAMSNNLFSGEIVALQEKNSHVMLKNDMGLSKLPLPLTLEPVDASNASFILRDVCIGKDFHWQRSEDQEFKGKLQLIVGQEGLAAVNQIDIEDYLKSVISSEMSASSSINLLKAHAVISRSWLLAQIRKTEKLAEEEVYNSCHKTEDSCIRWYDREEHTDYDVCADDHCQRYQGITRATSPAVSDAVEATRGEVLMYDGEICDTRFSKCCGGVTELFENVWEPKVHPYLQSFADADAGSLTPIPDLRTEAGAESWIRGNFDSYCNCKDHEVINQVLNSYDRETPDFYRWKIVLSQEELQHLLKEKAGLELGEIHDLIPVERGVSGRIIQLKIVGSKGTFTIGKELEIRRALSKSHLYSSAFIVEKSLQRNGIVSYFTLIGAGWGHGVGLCQIGAAVMGAKGIEYRKILSHYFRGAELQKLW
- a CDS encoding ATPase, which translates into the protein MILIADSGSTHTTWALVDRDSSDVLYCETPGINPYYQDEDEIVAVLSDEFSMDINQVRKIYFYGAGCANPEKCALVGRALMRFFGICEIDVQSDLMAAARALLGRGSGIAAILGTGSNSCYYDGHKIVSNVPPLGFILGDEGSGAVLGRTLVGDILKKQVPEHICSRFFERYQLSAADILERVYRHPFPNRFLAGFTHFIADNIEEEAMSDLVRKAFAAFFVRNIALYPEATGLPVNFVGSVAYEFRELLKEAAAITGFGVGQIMRSPVAGLIRYHL
- a CDS encoding glycosyltransferase family 2 protein gives rise to the protein MNDSVTCFMQAVHGEEQVLSRFCLNPAIKKVFLVGSQATYGHIHDKVQHLDAAPIFTGDTIKKIAALSDSEFSLLYTGAGLPETGPYAIERFIQICRATGAAMLYSDYRDERDGAVINVPLIDYQEGSLRDDFNFGPLLFFRTDIFKQSAKEVSSELRFGAVYELRLAISRRSEIFHIPEPLYTIRESDRRSSGEKIFDYVNPRMREVQIEMEEVCTRHLKAVGAWLAPDFQEVRLEEGTFPVEATVVIPVRNRCKTIEDAIRSVLDQEVPFGFNLIVVDNHSTDGTSEIIASYAKHDKRLVHVIPERYDLGIGGCWNEAIFHPMCGRFAIQLDSDDLYFDKQVIKTIVDCFYRERCAMVVGSYSMVNFKLEEIPPGIIDHKEWTPTNGPNNALRINGLGAPRAFFTPVIRQIRFPNTSYGEDYAVGLTISRSYRIGRIYEPLYLCRRWEDNSDAALDTARMNSYNHYKDCLRTIELNARIRKNRDNSYSNDKGE